One Chitinivorax tropicus genomic window, GCGAAAGAACGAACAGAAAGGAAAACGAGCGGCAGAACAGCGACTCGCATCACTTGTGAAGCCGCCGTATCCGCTCTTGCGGAGTCACAATATCGGTCAAGCGGATGCCGAACTTGTCGTTCACCACCACCACCTCACCTTGTGCAATCAGACAGCCATTGACCAATACATCCATCGGCTCACCCGCCAAGCCATCCAGCTCGACCACAGAGCCCTGGGCCAATTGCAGCAAGCTGCGGATGGCGATTTTGGTCCGACCCAGCTCGACTGTCATATGGACAGGAATGTCCATGACCATGTCGAAATTGGGCGGCAGATCAGAGCGCCTGTCAGGTT contains:
- the fliN gene encoding flagellar motor switch protein FliN; protein product: MAEEEQPAEEQGLDDWAAALAEQEAADAAMAASKAEEPASASAVSPADIFQNFDAQPDRRSDLPPNFDMVMDIPVHMTVELGRTKIAIRSLLQLAQGSVVELDGLAGEPMDVLVNGCLIAQGEVVVVNDKFGIRLTDIVTPQERIRRLHK